In the Alphaproteobacteria bacterium genome, one interval contains:
- a CDS encoding FMN-binding glutamate synthase family protein, giving the protein MATQTDTTNSKRNRDILGQSKIFTPEVIDDIHVKAELGRYRMRGFSLFKKIPHWDDLTFLPGTLTRFVIEGYREKCETKTVIGARAKRPMVLDIPVYITGMSFGALSYEAKTALARGATMAGTATCSGEGGMIPDERRYSVKWFYQNIQSRYGFNPHHLRLADGCEFFIGQGCKVGLGGHLMGQKVTDQVAEMRSLPAGIDQRSPARHPDWLGPDDLALKIEEIREATDWQIPIQLKLGAARVYDDVRMAVKCDPDSIYIDGMEGSTGAGPHLATEETGVPGMAAIRQARRAIDDLGKRGEISLIYAGGIRNGGDIAKALALGADAIAIGHSAMMALNCNKDIPEADYEKEMGVEAGFCYHCHTGRCPVGVATQDPVLRQRLDPDAAAERVYNFLHTLTIECQMMARACGKTNVHSLEPEDLAALTMEASAIAGVPLAGTEYTVGVDDYHHL; this is encoded by the coding sequence ATGGCGACGCAAACCGATACCACCAACTCGAAACGCAACCGGGACATTCTCGGACAAAGCAAGATCTTCACGCCCGAGGTCATCGACGATATCCACGTCAAGGCCGAGCTCGGCCGTTACCGCATGCGCGGCTTTTCGCTGTTCAAGAAGATTCCCCATTGGGACGATCTCACCTTCCTGCCCGGAACCTTGACCCGCTTCGTCATCGAGGGCTATCGCGAGAAATGCGAGACTAAGACAGTCATCGGGGCGCGCGCCAAGCGGCCGATGGTGCTCGACATCCCGGTCTATATCACCGGCATGAGCTTCGGCGCCCTTAGCTACGAGGCCAAGACCGCACTAGCCCGTGGCGCCACGATGGCGGGTACTGCCACCTGTTCCGGCGAAGGTGGCATGATCCCCGACGAGCGCCGCTATTCGGTCAAGTGGTTCTATCAGAACATCCAGTCGCGCTATGGCTTCAACCCGCACCATCTGCGGCTCGCCGACGGCTGCGAATTCTTTATCGGCCAGGGCTGCAAGGTCGGCCTCGGCGGCCACCTGATGGGCCAGAAGGTGACCGACCAGGTCGCCGAGATGCGGTCGCTGCCGGCCGGCATCGATCAGCGCTCGCCGGCGCGCCATCCGGATTGGCTCGGACCCGACGACCTGGCGCTCAAGATCGAGGAGATTCGCGAGGCCACCGACTGGCAGATTCCGATCCAGCTCAAGCTCGGCGCGGCCCGCGTCTATGACGACGTTCGCATGGCCGTCAAATGCGATCCCGACAGCATCTATATCGACGGTATGGAAGGCTCGACCGGCGCCGGCCCGCATCTCGCCACCGAAGAGACCGGGGTTCCCGGCATGGCGGCGATCCGTCAGGCGCGGCGCGCCATCGACGACCTCGGCAAGCGCGGCGAGATCTCGCTGATCTATGCCGGCGGCATCCGCAACGGGGGCGATATCGCCAAGGCGCTGGCGCTCGGTGCCGACGCCATTGCGATCGGCCATTCGGCGATGATGGCGCTCAACTGCAACAAGGATATCCCCGAGGCCGACTACGAGAAGGAAATGGGGGTCGAGGCCGGGTTCTGCTACCACTGCCATACCGGGCGCTGCCCGGTCGGGGTGGCGACCCAGGACCCCGTCCTGCGCCAGCGGCTCGATCCCGATGCGGCTGCCGAGCGGGTCTATAACTTCCTCCATACGCTGACCATCGAATGCCAGATGATGGCCCGCGCCTGCGGCAAGACCAACGTCCACTCCCTCGAGCCCGAGGACCTCGCCGCCTTGACCATGGAGGCCTCGGCGATCGCCGGCGTGCCGCTGGCGGGCACCGAATACACCGTCGGCGTCGACGACTATCACCATCTCTAG
- a CDS encoding GXGXG motif-containing protein yields the protein MAGVSDREHVSHDMGMHTEQLAGRTQQTFFSPEEGESFVYPDAPGVDFNKRAEFDAQDLDSNAINQKIRELMNDGHGTIVVKNPGAKHSLGVGILNRLNLIFEGSLGYFGIGLIDGPNVRIQGRVGWSCAENMMAGTVIIEKNAGSTFGAALRGGDLVCRGSVGSRTGIDMKGGTIIVGGDTGAFSGFMMQRGRMIVCGNAGKNLGDSMYDGTIYVGGEIKDLGVDAVPGEMDDVERAWLTRKLKMYDLLPDKGVDHFTKIVAGKQLWNYDNLEPTEKKIVL from the coding sequence ATGGCAGGCGTAAGCGATCGGGAGCACGTCTCCCACGACATGGGGATGCACACCGAGCAGCTCGCCGGCCGCACCCAGCAGACCTTCTTCTCGCCCGAGGAAGGCGAAAGTTTCGTTTATCCGGACGCCCCCGGCGTCGACTTCAACAAGCGCGCCGAGTTCGACGCCCAGGATTTGGATTCGAATGCCATCAATCAGAAAATCCGCGAGTTGATGAATGACGGCCACGGCACCATCGTGGTCAAGAACCCGGGCGCCAAGCATTCGCTGGGTGTCGGCATCCTCAACCGGCTGAACCTGATATTCGAGGGCAGCTTGGGCTATTTCGGCATCGGCCTGATCGACGGGCCGAATGTGCGTATCCAGGGCCGCGTCGGCTGGTCGTGCGCCGAGAACATGATGGCCGGCACGGTGATCATCGAAAAGAACGCGGGCTCGACCTTCGGCGCCGCCCTGCGCGGCGGCGATCTGGTCTGCCGCGGCAGCGTCGGTTCGCGCACCGGGATCGACATGAAGGGCGGGACCATTATCGTCGGCGGCGATACCGGTGCCTTCTCCGGGTTCATGATGCAGCGTGGGCGGATGATCGTCTGCGGCAACGCCGGCAAGAATCTGGGCGATTCGATGTATGACGGCACCATCTATGTCGGCGGCGAGATCAAGGATCTCGGCGTCGATGCGGTGCCCGGGGAAATGGACGACGTCGAACGCGCATGGCTGACGCGCAAGCTCAAGATGTATGACCTGCTGCCCGACAAAGGCGTCGACCATTTCACCAAGATCGTCGCCGGTAAGCAGCTGTGGAACTACGACAATCTCGAGCCAACGGAAAAGAAGATCGTCCTCTGA
- a CDS encoding glutamine amidotransferase yields MCGIAGLIHRGNTSDIGSEMTAMLQSLRHRGPDSTGFAVYGVPGPGEYVIRFKVAEQEDLATGFKIHHEIRARRALVDERILEMGGEIVAAEEATEYAYRYRVRFDGDLKRLAEFIEDVEGAEILSVGNALELIKDLGDATVVSNQYSLNGFTGTHAIGHTRMATESDVDIRSAHPYWAYPYNDISVVHNGQITNYWIMRREMERRGHRFVSSCDSELLAVYTADKLDNGHSLEDSLRQSIEEIDGVFTYVVATKDRLGMAKDTMAAKPMVLYESDDLVALASEEVAIRAIIPHEIDTYDPYDEEVRVWQA; encoded by the coding sequence ATGTGTGGCATTGCCGGACTCATCCACCGCGGCAACACCTCGGACATCGGTTCCGAGATGACCGCCATGCTTCAGTCGCTGAGGCATCGAGGGCCCGATTCGACCGGGTTCGCCGTCTACGGCGTTCCCGGACCGGGCGAATACGTGATCCGTTTCAAGGTCGCCGAGCAGGAGGACTTGGCCACCGGGTTCAAGATTCACCACGAGATCCGGGCCCGCCGCGCGCTGGTCGACGAGCGCATCCTCGAGATGGGCGGGGAAATCGTCGCCGCCGAGGAGGCCACCGAATACGCCTACCGCTATCGCGTCCGCTTCGACGGCGACCTCAAGCGGCTGGCCGAGTTCATCGAGGATGTCGAAGGCGCAGAGATCCTGTCGGTCGGCAACGCCCTCGAACTGATCAAAGATCTCGGCGACGCCACCGTGGTGTCGAATCAATACAGTCTGAACGGGTTCACCGGCACCCATGCCATCGGCCACACCCGAATGGCGACCGAATCGGATGTCGATATCCGCTCGGCCCATCCCTATTGGGCCTATCCCTACAACGACATTTCGGTGGTCCATAACGGCCAGATCACCAACTACTGGATCATGCGCCGCGAGATGGAACGCCGCGGCCACCGCTTCGTGTCGAGCTGCGATTCCGAGCTGCTCGCGGTCTACACCGCCGACAAGCTCGACAACGGCCACTCGCTCGAGGATTCGCTGCGCCAGTCGATCGAGGAAATCGACGGCGTCTTCACCTATGTGGTCGCGACCAAGGACCGTCTCGGCATGGCCAAGGACACGATGGCGGCCAAGCCGATGGTGCTCTACGAGAGCGACGATCTGGTCGCCCTGGCCTCGGAGGAGGTCGCGATCCGCGCCATCATCCCGCACGAGATCGACACCTACGATCCTTACGACGAGGAGGTTCGGGTATGGCAGGCGTAA
- a CDS encoding glutamine synthetase: MTELQAHVEQEGRDELVKQVRAKINELGITYIYFQFVSVTGRIVGKGIPADHWERIAERGFQLVYGSTANLFVDRHGHYIGYGPESSELVGIPDPETFVQIPWDKRVGRVYCTCFRNREEPINPGGHLTSDCRGNLRILHQQFQEKYGGMHLRAGTEPEMMWLKKGEDGLPDGGFSKPNCYHIDQFESLRPVFMTVLEYARAMGLDMIQGDHEDAPGQLELNWMFDDVLRNSDRLTTYRQICAQAAREHGLIACFMSKPFMGVSASGCHHNVSLWTGGEDRLNPLGHESLPGLEDAFTYREGGKNLFLPDPSIDERKPGPVGLQCVGGVMEHLDALTAIGSSTVNSYRRLWDTGFWAPVFADWGYQNRTCALRISAPGRFEYRSVDSMVNPYLMGAALLQAFGDGMERDIDPGEPEERNIYEAMEAGKQVKRLPMSLGDALNALDKDEVIKQAMPDEMYRVFTHYKRDEWERFNHTVTNWDLESYWDCLP, from the coding sequence ATGACCGAACTGCAAGCTCATGTCGAACAAGAGGGCCGCGACGAACTGGTCAAGCAGGTGCGGGCGAAGATCAACGAGCTCGGTATCACCTATATCTACTTCCAGTTCGTCTCGGTCACCGGCCGCATCGTCGGCAAGGGCATTCCGGCCGATCACTGGGAGCGGATCGCCGAAAGGGGGTTCCAGCTCGTTTACGGTTCGACCGCCAACCTGTTCGTCGACCGCCACGGCCACTATATCGGCTACGGACCGGAATCGTCGGAGTTGGTCGGTATCCCCGATCCCGAGACCTTCGTGCAGATCCCTTGGGACAAGCGGGTCGGAAGGGTCTACTGCACCTGCTTCCGCAATCGCGAGGAACCGATAAATCCGGGCGGCCACCTGACCTCGGATTGCCGCGGCAATCTTCGCATCCTCCACCAGCAGTTCCAGGAGAAATACGGCGGCATGCATCTGAGGGCCGGTACCGAGCCCGAGATGATGTGGCTGAAGAAAGGCGAGGACGGACTGCCTGACGGCGGATTCTCCAAGCCGAATTGCTACCACATCGATCAATTCGAAAGCCTGCGCCCGGTGTTCATGACGGTGCTGGAATACGCACGCGCTATGGGCCTCGACATGATCCAGGGCGACCACGAGGACGCGCCGGGCCAGCTCGAGCTCAACTGGATGTTCGACGACGTACTCCGCAACAGCGATCGGCTCACAACCTATCGGCAGATTTGTGCCCAGGCGGCCCGCGAGCACGGGCTGATCGCCTGCTTCATGTCGAAGCCGTTCATGGGTGTTTCCGCCTCGGGCTGCCATCACAACGTATCACTGTGGACGGGCGGTGAAGATCGTCTCAACCCGCTCGGCCACGAGTCCCTACCGGGGTTGGAAGATGCCTTCACCTATCGCGAGGGTGGCAAGAACCTGTTTCTGCCGGACCCGAGCATCGACGAACGCAAGCCCGGCCCGGTCGGCCTGCAGTGCGTTGGCGGCGTGATGGAACACTTGGACGCCTTGACCGCCATCGGCTCCTCGACCGTCAACTCCTACCGGCGGCTTTGGGACACCGGATTCTGGGCGCCGGTCTTCGCCGATTGGGGCTATCAGAACCGGACTTGTGCGCTGCGCATTTCCGCCCCCGGCCGCTTCGAGTACCGCTCGGTCGATTCCATGGTCAATCCCTACCTGATGGGGGCCGCGCTTCTGCAGGCCTTCGGCGACGGCATGGAGCGCGACATAGATCCGGGCGAGCCGGAAGAGCGCAACATCTACGAGGCGATGGAGGCCGGCAAGCAGGTCAAGAGACTGCCCATGTCCCTCGGCGACGCCCTGAATGCGCTCGACAAGGACGAGGTCATCAAGCAAGCCATGCCGGACGAAATGTACCGGGTGTTCACGCACTACAAGCGGGACGAGTGGGAAAGATTCAATCACACCGTCACCAATTGGGACCTCGAGTCCTATTGGGACTGCCTGCCGTAG